One window of the Rosa rugosa chromosome 3, drRosRugo1.1, whole genome shotgun sequence genome contains the following:
- the LOC133735317 gene encoding uncharacterized protein LOC133735317: MVDMSAFCIRLCQECQTLIENHDNIKLLSNARNNLNTTLKDEVPTKPRLPSSPYQKPLKSVVPPLIPTEDEQEKQEEVFMGTLVKLLVDACASVLKFLGKSIQTIKNKASRNSSIRIQLGSCLNP; the protein is encoded by the exons ATGGTTGATATGAGTGCCTTCTGCATCAGGCTATGTCAAGAATGCCAAACTTTGATTGAAAACCATGATAACATAAAGCTTCTCAGCAATGCGAGGAATAACTTGAATACAACCTTAAAG GATGAAGTCCCAACCAAGCCAAGATTGCCATCAAGTCCATACCAAAAGCCTCTGAAATCAGTCGTGCCACCACTGATTCCAACTGAAGATGAGCAGGAGAAGCAAGAAGAAGTCTTCATGGGAACTCTTGTAAAGCTTTTAGTCGACGCCTGTGCAtctgttttgaaattcttgggGAAAAGCATTCAAACTATCAAGAACAAAGCCAGCAGAAATAGCAGCATAAGAATTCAATTGGGTTCATGTTTAAACCCTTAG